One genomic region from Prochlorococcus marinus CUG1433 encodes:
- the priA gene encoding primosomal protein N', whose product MKPASNQSLNISYKLEILLDIGSSNESFYYLDGNNLGAEVGDIVSVRLRGRLLNGLVISKKNFSKMNEDESNITGGKNIRYLFVESILQKKIIDDSWREWIESLASFYMVSNLKMFKTAFPPGWIGKYKHISQGLKDQIWIETKKEFDIKKNGLTKKEFFLINTLPEKGNWQSELIKSGFNHTLINSMVSKNYLLKSKRKRNINTKLNSFLNDQIATKKPNPTNEQNIAFQEFQIMKPGDALLLWGETGSGKTEVYMRMAEDQVLKKKSCLILTPEIGLIPQLIDRFIRRFNNIVYEYHSNCSSTHRTVLWKKIINANEPLIVIGTRSAVFLPIKNLGLIIIDEEHDVSYKQDSPMPCYDAREIALEIVKRNSAKLIFGSATPSMKTWKKCIFENKFKLVRMIQRISSKEIPEIRIIDMRDEFKKGNVKIFSNELLQSLPQLRLKNEQAIILIPRRGHSGFLSCRNCGYLVNCPNCDVPLSVHLGSQGKKWLSCHWCDHKSRLINLCPDCHSTAFKPFGIGTQRVIEFLNEEFPELRVLRFDRDATSGKDGHRDILSKFSRGEADILVGTQMLAKGIDIPNITLSVVIAADGLLHRPDISAEEKSLQLFLQLAGRAGRAQKKGKVIFQTYKPNHPVISYLQKRDYERFLIENSRLRKDAHLFPFCRICLLKLSGENYALTESVAMKLAKYLLNFCEKKNWKLIGPAPSLIAKVGKKFRWQILIHGPEGTKIPLPDRSILWKLIPRNVFLTIDVNPAEL is encoded by the coding sequence TTGAAGCCGGCAAGTAATCAGTCATTAAATATCTCCTATAAATTGGAAATTTTGCTTGATATTGGAAGTAGTAATGAAAGCTTTTATTATTTAGATGGAAATAATCTTGGAGCAGAAGTTGGGGATATTGTAAGTGTGAGACTAAGAGGAAGATTATTGAATGGGTTGGTCATATCCAAAAAAAATTTTTCGAAAATGAATGAAGATGAATCAAATATTACTGGAGGAAAAAATATAAGATATTTGTTTGTTGAAAGTATTCTGCAGAAAAAAATAATTGATGACTCTTGGAGAGAATGGATAGAGTCCCTAGCCTCTTTTTATATGGTTAGTAATTTAAAAATGTTTAAAACAGCATTTCCTCCAGGTTGGATTGGTAAATATAAGCATATTTCTCAAGGTTTAAAGGATCAAATATGGATTGAAACTAAAAAAGAATTTGATATTAAGAAAAATGGATTAACCAAAAAAGAATTTTTTTTAATAAATACTTTGCCTGAAAAAGGTAATTGGCAAAGTGAATTAATAAAGTCTGGTTTTAATCACACTCTTATTAACTCAATGGTCAGTAAAAATTACCTCCTTAAATCTAAAAGAAAAAGAAATATAAATACTAAATTAAATTCCTTTTTAAATGATCAAATTGCCACGAAAAAACCAAATCCTACAAATGAACAAAATATTGCATTTCAAGAATTTCAAATAATGAAACCAGGAGATGCGCTACTTCTATGGGGCGAAACAGGTTCAGGGAAAACAGAAGTTTATATGAGAATGGCTGAAGATCAAGTTCTTAAGAAAAAAAGTTGTTTGATACTCACCCCAGAAATTGGACTAATCCCTCAACTGATTGATAGGTTTATACGGCGATTTAATAACATTGTTTACGAATATCATAGTAACTGTTCTTCCACTCATAGAACTGTACTTTGGAAAAAAATTATTAATGCTAATGAACCTTTAATTGTAATAGGAACAAGGTCAGCAGTTTTTCTTCCAATTAAAAATCTAGGATTAATAATAATCGATGAAGAACATGATGTTTCATATAAACAAGATAGTCCTATGCCTTGTTATGACGCGAGAGAGATTGCACTTGAAATAGTAAAAAGGAATTCTGCAAAGTTAATTTTTGGGAGTGCAACCCCATCAATGAAGACTTGGAAAAAGTGTATTTTTGAAAACAAATTTAAATTGGTAAGAATGATTCAAAGGATATCCAGTAAAGAGATTCCTGAAATAAGAATTATTGATATGCGCGATGAGTTCAAGAAGGGAAATGTGAAAATTTTTTCCAATGAATTATTACAATCGCTTCCTCAACTACGTTTAAAAAATGAGCAAGCAATAATTTTGATCCCTAGAAGGGGGCATAGTGGTTTTTTAAGTTGTAGAAATTGCGGATATTTAGTAAATTGCCCCAACTGTGACGTTCCTTTATCAGTACATCTGGGTTCACAAGGCAAAAAATGGTTAAGTTGTCATTGGTGTGATCATAAATCGAGGTTGATCAATCTTTGCCCAGATTGTCATTCAACTGCCTTTAAACCTTTTGGAATAGGGACACAAAGGGTAATAGAGTTTTTAAATGAAGAATTTCCCGAATTAAGAGTACTTCGCTTTGATCGAGATGCAACCTCAGGAAAGGATGGTCATAGAGATATTCTTTCAAAGTTTTCTAGAGGAGAAGCTGATATTCTTGTGGGAACACAAATGTTGGCAAAAGGGATTGACATCCCCAATATTACTCTTTCAGTAGTTATTGCAGCAGATGGGTTACTTCATCGCCCAGATATTTCGGCAGAAGAAAAATCTTTACAATTGTTTTTACAATTAGCTGGCAGGGCAGGAAGGGCTCAAAAAAAAGGAAAAGTAATTTTTCAAACATATAAACCTAACCACCCGGTAATTTCGTATCTTCAGAAAAGAGATTATGAAAGATTCTTAATTGAAAACTCAAGATTGAGAAAAGATGCACATTTATTTCCATTTTGCAGGATTTGCCTTCTTAAATTATCAGGTGAAAATTATGCATTAACTGAATCAGTTGCAATGAAATTAGCAAAATATCTTCTCAATTTTTGTGAGAAAAAGAACTGGAAACTAATTGGCCCTGCTCCTAGTTTAATTGCTAAAGTCGGCAAGAAATTTAGATGGCAGATATTAATACATGGTCCTGAAGGAACAAAGATACCTTTACCTGATAGATCAATATTATGGAAACTTATTCCAAGAAATGTTTTTTTAACAATTGATGTTAATCCAGCAGAGTTGTAA
- the psb27 gene encoding photosystem II protein Psb27 — protein MLLKHTYEFIFKNLTKAISFSLSIIVVFTLFNSPSLAVKTSMTGDYAKDTISVVKTLQTAVDTPKDSPNKDEVRNEALILITDYISRYRNRGMVNKTQSFTTMQTALNAMAGHYKNFATRPLPDKLKERLTKEFSLAEKMVLRES, from the coding sequence ATGTTACTGAAACATACATATGAGTTTATTTTCAAGAATCTTACCAAGGCTATATCTTTTTCTCTATCAATAATTGTTGTTTTTACATTATTTAATTCCCCGTCCTTAGCGGTAAAAACCTCAATGACAGGCGACTATGCAAAAGATACGATTTCAGTTGTTAAAACACTACAAACAGCCGTTGATACTCCAAAAGATTCTCCAAATAAAGATGAAGTAAGAAATGAAGCTCTTATCCTCATAACTGACTACATTTCTAGGTATAGAAATAGAGGGATGGTGAACAAAACTCAATCATTTACTACTATGCAAACAGCATTAAATGCTATGGCTGGCCATTACAAAAACTTTGCAACTAGACCATTACCAGATAAACTTAAAGAGCGTCTAACAAAAGAATTTTCTCTCGCTGAAAAAATGGTCCTCAGAGAAAGTTAA
- the cobK gene encoding precorrin-6A reductase, with amino-acid sequence MQNQGNCYKNVWILSGTSDGPVIANRLLELNYSVFASVLTYKAGQAYIENPKLHIITGKLNNKDQIINFINKNKITCVVDATHPFAVIISKNLNNACKEINTPLLLFERKSIINNTNNFFYIEDLKDINNVDIENKNILLAIGSRFLNDTANHYMNCRANVFTRVLPTYESITKAFGSCIQNSNIAILEPSKNNKSILEKKLCDFWEIDYVLCRESGSYSQKNWESIVSGSKMKLFLVKRPKLKNDYSYSFDQYQDLINHIIKKY; translated from the coding sequence ATGCAGAATCAAGGAAATTGCTATAAAAATGTTTGGATCCTATCAGGAACTTCGGATGGACCTGTAATAGCTAATAGGCTTCTTGAACTAAATTATTCAGTCTTTGCAAGTGTTTTAACTTATAAAGCAGGGCAAGCTTATATTGAGAATCCAAAGTTACATATCATTACGGGGAAATTAAATAATAAAGATCAAATAATTAATTTCATAAATAAAAATAAAATCACATGCGTTGTAGATGCTACTCATCCGTTTGCGGTAATAATTTCTAAAAATCTTAATAATGCATGTAAAGAGATTAATACACCTCTTTTACTATTTGAGAGGAAATCTATCATAAATAATACTAATAATTTTTTTTACATTGAGGATCTAAAGGATATAAATAACGTTGATATTGAGAATAAGAATATTCTTCTTGCAATAGGATCAAGATTCCTTAACGATACAGCTAATCATTATATGAATTGTAGAGCAAATGTATTTACCAGGGTACTTCCAACTTATGAGAGTATAACTAAAGCTTTTGGATCATGTATTCAAAATTCAAACATAGCAATACTTGAACCGAGTAAAAATAATAAAAGCATTTTAGAAAAAAAACTTTGTGATTTTTGGGAGATAGATTATGTTTTATGTAGAGAATCTGGAAGTTATTCTCAGAAAAACTGGGAGAGTATAGTTTCTGGAAGTAAAATGAAGTTATTTTTGGTTAAAAGGCCGAAACTTAAAAATGATTATTCTTACTCTTTTGATCAATATCAAGATTTGATAAATCACATAATTAAAAAATATTGA
- a CDS encoding DUF2854 domain-containing protein, whose amino-acid sequence MKKYLSPGNLIVTAGGILAFVGMTAYFTDSVNLSVPTFFYGVPIFLIGLGLKTSEIPPVELFDKTNFATNKFNRPKELTALVKDVTRWRYGIKAHLESSLESLNLWDEDNPPQLKEIEEITKEEKNGLRMRFVLNAVPLEKWIEKQERLNRFFVKGLESEFIIDDNKKEFDFILFY is encoded by the coding sequence ATGAAGAAATACCTATCGCCTGGAAACTTAATCGTAACCGCTGGGGGTATATTAGCTTTTGTAGGAATGACTGCTTATTTTACAGACTCAGTAAATTTAAGTGTACCTACTTTTTTTTATGGAGTACCTATTTTTTTAATTGGATTAGGTTTAAAGACTTCCGAAATACCTCCTGTAGAATTGTTTGACAAGACAAATTTTGCGACAAATAAATTTAATAGACCAAAAGAATTAACAGCACTAGTTAAAGATGTCACAAGATGGAGATATGGGATAAAAGCTCATCTTGAATCTTCATTAGAATCTCTAAATTTGTGGGACGAGGATAATCCCCCTCAACTAAAAGAAATCGAAGAAATTACAAAGGAAGAAAAAAATGGTCTAAGAATGCGTTTCGTATTAAACGCTGTCCCTCTAGAAAAATGGATTGAAAAACAAGAAAGATTAAACAGGTTTTTCGTTAAAGGTCTTGAATCAGAATTTATTATCGACGATAATAAAAAAGAATTTGATTTTATTCTCTTTTATTGA
- a CDS encoding single-stranded DNA-binding protein: MNHCLIQAVINSAPKMRYTKENQTPIAEMIVNFKGLRSEDPTRDLKIIGWGNIAQEMVDELKEGQNIVIEGRLKMNSVTRKDGTKEKQPELTASKIHQISPFDVIKSDQKENNESFEKKESPKNSSWDSSPLVPEVDEIPF, from the coding sequence ATGAATCATTGTTTAATTCAGGCGGTCATTAATAGCGCTCCCAAGATGAGGTATACAAAAGAAAACCAAACTCCAATTGCAGAAATGATTGTTAATTTTAAAGGATTACGTAGTGAAGATCCAACCAGAGATCTCAAGATCATAGGATGGGGGAATATTGCCCAAGAAATGGTAGATGAACTAAAGGAGGGGCAAAATATTGTTATTGAGGGACGTCTAAAGATGAATTCTGTCACTAGAAAAGACGGAACGAAAGAAAAGCAACCAGAACTAACAGCTTCAAAAATTCATCAAATATCGCCTTTTGATGTTATTAAATCTGATCAAAAAGAAAATAATGAGTCATTTGAAAAAAAAGAAAGTCCCAAAAATTCAAGTTGGGATAGTTCACCTTTAGTGCCTGAGGTTGACGAAATACCTTTTTAA
- a CDS encoding divalent-cation tolerance protein CutA, whose translation MEVLVMITTESSNANALLMAKLLIQNKLAACVSIKQIFSIYKWNDDIEETKEFEIIIKSKLEFKDCLIDFVNKNSTYNVPQIIYKKYNAEMKYYDWLNKTI comes from the coding sequence ATGGAAGTATTAGTTATGATCACAACTGAATCAAGTAACGCAAATGCTTTGCTAATGGCTAAATTATTAATACAAAATAAACTTGCAGCTTGTGTTTCGATAAAGCAAATTTTTTCAATTTATAAGTGGAATGATGATATTGAAGAAACTAAAGAGTTTGAAATCATAATAAAAAGTAAACTAGAATTTAAAGATTGTTTAATTGATTTCGTAAATAAAAATTCCACATATAATGTCCCTCAAATTATTTACAAAAAATACAATGCTGAGATGAAATATTATGATTGGTTGAATAAGACTATTTGA
- a CDS encoding adenylosuccinate synthase: MANVVVIGAQWGDEGKGKITDLLSRSADVVVRYQGGVNAGHTIVVDDKVLKLHLIPSGILYKNTTCLIGSGTVVDPKILLKEIDMLIDNGIDISGLKISSTSHVTMPYHRILDEAMEADRGSNKIGTTGRGIGPTYADKSQRNGIRVRDLLNRERLSDVIEIPLREKNGLLEKIYGIEPLKSEDIVEEYLDYGKRLSKHVVDCTRTIHAASKDKKNILFEGAQGTLLDLDHGTYPFVTSSNPISGGACIGAGVGPTLIDRVIGVAKAYTTRVGEGPFPTELKGSINDQLCDRGSEFGTTTGRRRRCGWFDGVIGKYAVSVNGLDCLAVTKLDVLDELDEIKVCIGYDLDGEEIDYFPTNSDDLKKCKPIFKKLKGWQCSTANCRKLSDLPENAMNYLRFLAELMEVPIAIVSLGANRDQTIVIEDPIHGPKRALLR, from the coding sequence TTGGCTAATGTTGTTGTAATCGGAGCCCAATGGGGTGACGAAGGAAAAGGTAAAATAACAGATTTACTTAGTCGTTCGGCAGATGTTGTCGTGCGCTACCAAGGGGGGGTAAATGCGGGTCATACTATAGTAGTTGATGATAAAGTCTTGAAATTACATCTAATTCCTTCAGGAATACTTTATAAAAATACTACTTGTCTAATTGGATCAGGAACAGTTGTAGATCCAAAAATCTTGCTGAAAGAAATTGATATGTTGATTGATAATGGAATTGATATCTCTGGATTAAAAATCTCATCAACATCACATGTAACAATGCCCTACCACCGAATTTTAGATGAAGCTATGGAAGCTGATAGAGGTTCAAACAAAATAGGGACAACAGGGCGTGGGATCGGCCCAACTTACGCAGATAAGTCGCAAAGAAATGGTATTAGAGTAAGAGATTTACTTAATAGGGAACGACTAAGTGATGTAATCGAAATTCCATTAAGAGAAAAAAACGGTCTTTTAGAAAAAATCTATGGTATCGAACCACTTAAATCAGAAGACATTGTTGAAGAATATCTTGACTATGGGAAAAGATTATCAAAGCATGTTGTTGACTGTACAAGAACTATCCATGCAGCTTCTAAGGACAAGAAGAACATTCTATTCGAAGGCGCTCAAGGTACTTTATTGGACTTAGATCATGGGACTTATCCTTTTGTTACCTCTTCTAACCCAATCTCAGGAGGGGCATGTATTGGAGCTGGAGTTGGCCCCACGCTAATTGATAGAGTTATTGGAGTCGCAAAAGCTTACACTACAAGAGTCGGTGAGGGCCCCTTCCCAACAGAACTAAAAGGTAGTATTAACGATCAACTTTGCGACAGGGGGAGTGAATTTGGAACAACTACTGGGAGGAGGAGGAGATGTGGATGGTTTGATGGAGTTATTGGTAAATATGCTGTATCTGTAAATGGTCTTGATTGTTTAGCTGTTACAAAACTAGATGTATTAGATGAATTAGATGAGATTAAAGTTTGTATTGGATACGACCTTGATGGAGAGGAAATAGACTACTTTCCAACCAATTCAGATGACTTAAAAAAATGCAAACCAATATTCAAGAAATTAAAAGGTTGGCAATGTTCAACTGCAAATTGTAGGAAACTATCTGATCTCCCTGAAAATGCTATGAATTATCTCAGATTTTTAGCAGAATTAATGGAGGTACCAATTGCTATTGTGTCATTGGGAGCAAATAGAGATCAAACTATAGTAATTGAAGACCCCATTCATGGACCTAAAAGAGCACTTCTAAGGTGA
- the rpoD gene encoding RNA polymerase sigma factor RpoD: protein MCPVAAESKNSKSSSTKKINKKINANLGTVVEEDINKNGQSLGTSSELNESSMQNTNEFSDSEEEDKGLGNIKLGPKGIYTEDSIRVYLQEIGRIRLLRPDEEIELARKIADLLQLEELATQYESEKGHFPSVREWAELIDMPLSKFRRRLLLGRRAKEKMVQSNLRLVVSIAKKYMNRGLSFQDLIQEGSLGLIRAAEKFDHEKGYKFSTYATWWIRQAITRAIADQSRTIRLPVHLYETISRIKKTTKVLSQEFGRKPSEEEIAESMEMTIEKLRFIAKSAQLPISLETPIGKEEDSRLGDFIEADIENPEQDVSKTLLREDLEGVLATLSPRERDVLRLRYGIDDGRMKTLEEIGQIFDVTRERIRQIEAKALRKLRHPNRNGVLKEYIK, encoded by the coding sequence ATGTGTCCAGTAGCAGCAGAATCAAAGAATTCCAAATCCAGCTCAACAAAAAAGATCAATAAAAAAATTAATGCAAACTTAGGAACAGTAGTTGAAGAAGATATTAATAAAAATGGTCAAAGTTTGGGGACATCTTCTGAGTTAAACGAAAGCAGTATGCAAAATACTAATGAATTTAGTGATTCTGAAGAAGAAGATAAAGGACTTGGGAATATAAAACTTGGCCCAAAAGGTATCTACACTGAAGATTCAATAAGAGTTTATCTCCAAGAAATTGGAAGAATTAGACTTTTAAGACCAGATGAAGAAATAGAACTTGCGAGAAAAATTGCTGATTTACTTCAATTAGAAGAACTAGCAACTCAATATGAATCAGAAAAAGGTCATTTCCCATCTGTTAGAGAATGGGCTGAGTTAATAGATATGCCTCTTTCCAAATTTAGAAGAAGACTTCTTTTAGGTAGGAGAGCTAAAGAAAAAATGGTTCAATCAAATTTAAGATTAGTTGTTTCCATCGCTAAAAAATATATGAATAGAGGTTTATCATTTCAAGACTTAATCCAGGAAGGAAGTTTGGGTCTAATTAGGGCAGCAGAAAAATTTGACCATGAAAAAGGTTACAAGTTCTCTACATATGCAACTTGGTGGATTCGTCAAGCTATTACAAGAGCAATTGCGGATCAAAGCAGAACTATTAGATTGCCAGTTCACTTATACGAGACAATATCAAGAATCAAAAAAACTACAAAAGTTCTTAGCCAAGAATTTGGCAGGAAACCTAGCGAAGAAGAAATTGCTGAGAGTATGGAAATGACAATTGAAAAATTAAGATTTATAGCTAAAAGTGCGCAGCTTCCAATTTCTTTAGAAACTCCAATAGGAAAAGAAGAAGACTCAAGACTTGGAGACTTCATAGAGGCTGACATCGAAAACCCAGAGCAAGATGTTTCTAAAACATTATTGAGAGAAGACTTAGAAGGAGTTTTAGCAACTTTAAGTCCAAGAGAAAGAGATGTGCTTAGGTTGAGATATGGGATTGATGACGGAAGGATGAAAACTCTTGAAGAAATAGGACAGATTTTTGATGTAACAAGAGAGAGAATCAGACAAATAGAAGCAAAAGCTCTTAGAAAGCTTAGACATCCAAATCGAAATGGGGTTTTAAAAGAATATATAAAATAA
- the argB gene encoding acetylglutamate kinase, with the protein MNDSQRVSILSEALPYIQSFSGRKIVIKYGGSVMENDNLKNAFFRDIALLSTVGVCPIVIHGGGPEINNWLKKLEISPKFENGLRVTDQKTMEIVEMVLMGRVNKQIVKGINKTGSLAVGISGLDGNLIQSRELGDGSHGLVGEVTKINPEILDPLISKGYIPIISSIGSTIEGISHNINADFVAGEIAASINAEKLILLTDTQGILKEKDNKNSLIEKTNLKEARDFIDKKIVTEGMIPKTECCIRALAQGVKAAHIIDGRIEHSLLLEIFTNSGIGTMIVA; encoded by the coding sequence ATGAATGATTCTCAAAGAGTATCAATATTAAGCGAAGCACTCCCATATATACAAAGTTTCTCAGGTAGAAAAATTGTTATCAAGTATGGTGGCTCTGTTATGGAAAATGATAATTTAAAAAATGCTTTTTTTAGAGACATAGCACTTTTATCAACCGTTGGGGTTTGTCCGATAGTAATTCATGGAGGTGGACCCGAGATTAATAATTGGTTAAAGAAATTAGAAATATCTCCTAAATTCGAAAATGGATTAAGAGTTACTGATCAAAAAACAATGGAAATTGTCGAGATGGTTCTAATGGGTAGAGTTAACAAACAAATTGTAAAAGGCATTAATAAAACTGGATCTTTAGCTGTAGGAATATCAGGTCTTGATGGCAACTTAATTCAATCTAGAGAACTAGGAGATGGCAGCCATGGGTTGGTGGGAGAGGTTACAAAAATCAATCCAGAGATATTAGATCCTCTTATTTCTAAAGGATATATCCCCATTATTTCTAGTATTGGATCAACCATAGAAGGTATTTCCCATAATATTAATGCAGATTTTGTTGCTGGAGAAATTGCTGCTTCAATAAATGCAGAAAAACTTATTCTTCTTACTGATACTCAAGGTATTTTAAAAGAAAAAGATAACAAAAATAGTCTTATTGAAAAAACGAATCTCAAAGAGGCAAGAGATTTTATTGATAAAAAAATTGTGACTGAAGGTATGATTCCAAAGACAGAATGCTGCATAAGAGCTTTAGCACAAGGAGTCAAAGCAGCTCACATAATCGATGGGAGAATAGAACATTCATTACTTCTTGAGATTTTTACAAATTCTGGAATAGGCACAATGATAGTCGCCTAA
- a CDS encoding DUF3153 domain-containing protein yields the protein MKTYEQVLETVELALAKGEYHYCIEFLLPKIESFPLSSKEGVNLRTILITALCGVNKKEEAKRFCKELLKSYDNKTRENAKYLMEVIDSPDIKKPENWNVQFESEPSLNKKSLNSLRKKKEVLQKKKFINVTETPTGETKPFQKGFSLIIFLILLLLIPLLSGCVKVEDTLDLGELDSITNNLVIESKYIKKFPWQLKFEEKIKDIFPNAEIEQDESTFSLKHKNLNLEDTKHVLKITQNTAGELAGGSTNIEINTTQKNFIFFKKYFYRLDLDLSSIQGVDNLELIFKIIHPNKANVTGKNNSNLEITKNQIIWNLNQGQLNSLEFSFWSLNKLLIGISIILIFIIMAYLLRFYRFQLGTDLPQLPSK from the coding sequence ATGAAAACTTATGAGCAAGTTTTAGAGACAGTAGAACTTGCTTTAGCTAAAGGTGAGTATCATTATTGTATTGAATTTCTTTTGCCCAAAATTGAATCATTTCCTTTATCAAGCAAAGAGGGGGTAAATTTAAGAACAATTTTAATTACTGCTCTTTGTGGAGTTAATAAAAAGGAAGAGGCTAAAAGATTTTGTAAAGAACTTCTAAAATCTTACGATAATAAGACGAGAGAAAATGCAAAATATTTGATGGAAGTTATAGATTCTCCTGACATTAAAAAGCCAGAAAATTGGAACGTACAGTTTGAAAGCGAACCATCATTAAATAAAAAATCTCTTAACTCACTTCGCAAAAAAAAAGAAGTTTTGCAGAAAAAGAAATTTATTAATGTTACCGAGACTCCGACTGGTGAAACAAAACCGTTTCAGAAAGGCTTTTCACTTATCATTTTTTTAATTTTATTATTATTAATTCCACTCCTAAGTGGCTGCGTTAAAGTTGAGGATACACTTGATCTTGGTGAACTTGATTCAATAACCAATAATTTAGTTATAGAAAGCAAATACATAAAGAAATTTCCTTGGCAATTAAAATTTGAAGAGAAGATCAAAGATATTTTTCCTAATGCAGAAATTGAACAAGACGAATCAACCTTTTCTTTGAAACATAAAAATCTCAATCTTGAAGATACAAAGCATGTTCTTAAAATCACCCAAAATACCGCTGGAGAGTTAGCGGGAGGATCAACAAATATAGAAATTAATACTACTCAAAAAAACTTCATTTTTTTTAAAAAATACTTTTACAGGTTAGATTTGGATCTAAGTTCAATTCAAGGTGTAGATAATTTAGAACTCATTTTCAAAATTATTCATCCTAATAAAGCTAATGTTACTGGTAAAAATAATTCAAATTTAGAAATTACAAAAAATCAAATCATTTGGAATTTAAATCAAGGACAACTAAATAGTCTTGAATTTTCTTTCTGGAGTCTCAACAAACTTTTGATTGGAATATCTATTATTTTAATATTTATAATTATGGCTTATTTATTAAGATTCTATAGATTTCAATTAGGTACAGATTTACCTCAACTTCCATCAAAGTAA
- a CDS encoding adenosine kinase, producing MRESFRHFEHKKVDLIGLGNAIVDIIVNIEDKFLEINNLDKGSMNLINSDESQRLLENCKVIKQISGGSSANTVVSLAELGNHVQFIGRVKNDQFGNFFSDDIKKSKTIFNTPPTIAGAPTAHSIIFVTPDAQRTMCTYLGASVEFEPKDIDFTVIKESKYLYLEGYLWDSELAKKAFIKAAQIAKQSNTKIILSLSDSFCVDRHRESFLELIYEYVDIVFCNESEVLSLFKNDKLENCQEDLSTLCELVIVTLGRNGSLIVNTNNVEIIESITKGKIIDTTGAGDIYAGGFIHGLINNCSLKKCGEIASICAGQIITQLGSRSDIDLKKLIK from the coding sequence ATGAGGGAATCGTTCAGACATTTTGAACATAAAAAAGTTGATCTCATTGGTCTCGGGAACGCAATAGTAGATATTATTGTAAATATTGAAGATAAGTTTCTTGAGATAAATAATCTGGATAAAGGATCAATGAATCTAATTAATTCTGATGAATCTCAGAGATTGTTAGAAAATTGCAAAGTTATAAAACAAATTTCAGGTGGTTCCTCAGCAAATACTGTCGTTTCTTTAGCAGAATTAGGCAATCATGTACAGTTCATAGGAAGAGTGAAAAATGATCAATTTGGTAATTTCTTTTCTGACGATATAAAAAAAAGTAAAACTATATTTAATACTCCACCAACTATTGCAGGTGCTCCAACAGCTCATTCAATCATTTTTGTTACACCTGATGCACAAAGAACTATGTGCACTTACCTAGGAGCATCTGTAGAGTTTGAGCCGAAAGACATTGACTTTACTGTAATTAAGGAAAGTAAATACTTATATTTAGAAGGATATTTATGGGACAGCGAATTAGCTAAAAAAGCTTTTATTAAGGCAGCCCAAATTGCAAAACAATCTAATACAAAAATAATCCTTTCTTTGTCTGATTCATTTTGTGTAGATAGGCATCGTGAGAGTTTCTTGGAATTAATTTATGAATATGTAGATATCGTTTTTTGTAATGAATCCGAGGTATTAAGTCTATTTAAAAATGATAAATTAGAAAACTGCCAAGAAGACCTATCTACCTTATGTGAATTAGTCATAGTAACTCTGGGAAGAAATGGTTCTCTCATAGTTAATACAAACAATGTTGAAATAATTGAGTCAATAACGAAAGGCAAGATTATTGATACTACAGGAGCGGGAGATATCTACGCGGGAGGATTTATCCATGGATTAATAAACAATTGTTCCCTCAAAAAATGCGGAGAGATAGCATCAATTTGTGCGGGGCAAATAATTACGCAATTAGGATCTAGATCAGATATTGATCTTAAAAAGTTAATAAAATAG